A single Bos mutus isolate GX-2022 chromosome 16, NWIPB_WYAK_1.1, whole genome shotgun sequence DNA region contains:
- the MAP1LC3C gene encoding microtubule-associated proteins 1A/1B light chain 3C, producing the protein MQTPQKSPSLRPFKQRKSLATRREEVAGIRVKFPGKIPVIVERYPREKFLPRLDKTKFLVPQELTMTQFLSVIRSRMVLGATEAFYLLVNNKSLGSMNVTMAEIYRDYKDEDGFVYMTYASQEMFGCLGSAAPEDASSLGEDRPCHPL; encoded by the exons ATGCAGACTCCACAGAAAAGCCCAAGCCTCAGACCTTTCAAGCAGAGGAAGAGCTTAG CAACCAGAAGAGAGGAAGTTGCTGGAATCAGAGTGAAGTTCCCTGGCAAGATCCCG GTGATAGTGGAGCGCTACCCCAGGGAGAAGTTCCTGCCCCGGCTGGATAAGACCAAGTTCCTGGTCCCACAGGAACTGACCATGACCCAGTTCCTCAGCGTCATTCG gagcCGCATGGTCCTAGGGGCCACTGAAGCCTTTTACTTGCTGGTGAACAACAAGAGCCTGGGAAGTATGAATGTGACCATGGCAGAGATCTACAGGGACTACAAGGATGAGGATGGCTTTGTGTACATGACCTATGCCTCCCAGGAGATGTTTGGCTGCTTGGGATCAGCAGCCCCCGAGGATGCGAGCAGCCTTGGGGAGGACAGGCCCTGCCATCCTCTCTAG